A window of Lysobacter sp. TY2-98 genomic DNA:
CGCGCGACGCCGGCGTGCTCGAGTCCGTCAGCCCCACCGACGGCACGGTGCTCGCGCGCGTGCATGCGTCGTCGCAGGAGGACTACGACACCATCGTCGAGCGCGCGCAGGCCGCGTTCAAGGTGTGGCGCACGACGCCGGCGCCTCGCCGCGGCGAAGCGATCCGTCTTTGCGCCGAAGCGCTGCGCCAGCACAAGGACGCGCTCGGCTCGCTGGTCGCACTGGAGATGGGCAAGTCGAAGCCGGAAGGCGACGGCGAAGTGCAGGAGATGATCGACATCGGCGACTTCGCCGTCGGTCTGTCGCGCCAGCTCTACGGTCTGACGATGCATTCGGAGCGCCCCGGCCACCGCATGTACGAGCAGTGGCATCCGATCGGCCTGGTCGGAATCATTTCGGCGTTCAACTTCCCGGTCGCGGTGTGGGCGTGGAACTCATTCGTCGCGGCCGTCTGCGGTGACATCGCGATCTGGAAGCCGTCGCCGAAGACGCCGCTGTCGGCCATCGCGTCGATGAAGATCTGCAACGAAGCGCTGCGCGCCGGCGGCTTCCCGGACATCTTCTTCCTGTTCAACGACGCCGGTTCGGATCTCGCGCAGACCTTCGTCGACGACGCGCGCATTCCACTGATCTCGTTCACCGGTTCGACCAAGGTCGGCCGCATGGTCGGCGAGCGCGTCGCGCGCCGCATGGGCCGTTCGCTGCTGGAACTCGGCGGCAACAACGCGATCATCGTCGACCCGTCGGCGGACCTGAAGCTCGCGATTCCGGCGATCGTGTTCGGCGCGGTCGGCACCGCCGGCCAGCGCTGCACCACCACGCGTCGCCTGTTCGTGCACGAGTCGATCTACGACGACGTGCTCGCCAAGCTGGTCACCGCGTACAAGCAGGCCGAAGGCAAGATCGGCGATCCGACCGATCCGTCGAACCTCATGGGCCCGCTCAACAGCCGCGACGGCGTGCAGGCGTATCTCGATGCGATCGCCGCAGCGAAGGCGGCGGGCGGCACGATCGCCACGGGCGGTACCGCGATCGATCGCCCCGGCAACTTCGTGCTGCCGGCGATCGTCACCGGCCTGACGAACGACGCCGCGATCGTGCAGCACGAAACGTTCGCGCCGATCCTCTACGTCATGAAGTATTCGACGCTCGACGAAGCCATCGAACTGCAGAACGCGGTTCCGCAGGGCCTGTCGTCGTCGATCTTCACCACCAACCTCAAGGCGGCCGAGCAGTTCCTGTCGGCATGGGGTTCGGACTGCGGCATCGCCAACGTCAACATCGGCACCTCGGGGGCGGAGATCGGCGGCGCGTTCGGTGGCGAGAAGGAAACGGGCGGCGGGCGCGAGTCCGGTTCGGACGCGTGGAAGGCGTACATGCGTCGCCAGACCAACACGATCAACTACTCCGATTCGATGCCGCTCGCGCAAGGCATCAAGTTCGACCTTTAAGGCACCGACATGAGCTCGCAGCCGATCAACGTTCCTTCGAGCCCGATGGCGGTGGCGAGCCTCGTGCTCGGCATCCTGTCGTGGGTCGTCCTGCCGATTCTTGGTGCGATTGGAGCGATCATCTGCGGGCACTTGGCGCGGCGCGAAATCCGCGCCGCGCGCGGTGCGGTCGGCGGCGACGGAATGGCGACCGTCGGACTCGTGCTCGGCTACGCGCACCTGGTCGTGATGTTGATCGCCCTCGTCGTCGTGATGCTGTTCTTCGGTGGGCTCTTCGCCGTGCTCCTGCACGCCGCGCACTGATGTACGGCCTGCTGCGCCCGCTGCTGTTCCGACTCGATGCCGAGACCGCGCACGGCGTGGCACTGCGTGGTCTCGACACGCTCGAACAGGCGGGCCTGCTCGGCCTGGTTGCGCGACGACCGGCGCAGTCGCCGTATCCGGTCAACGTGTTCGGGCTCGACTTTCCCAACCCCGTCGGCCTCGCCGCAGGGCTCGACAAGAACGGCGAACACATCGACGCGCTGTTCGGCCTCGGTTTCGGCTTCGTCGAGGTCGGCACGGTGACGCCGCGTCCCCAGGCGGGCAATCCGAAGCCGCGCATGTTCCGGCTTCCGAAGCATCGCGCCGTAATCAATCGCCTGGGTTTCAACAATCTTGGCGTCGACGCGCTGGTGCACAACGTCGAGGCCGTGCGTCATCGGCGCGGCATCCTGGGCATCAACATCGGCAAGAACAAGGACACGCCGAACGAATCGGCGCAGGACGACTACCTGCATTGCCTCGAACGCGTGTATCCGCTCGCCGACTACATCACCATCAACATTTCATCGCCCAACACGGCCGGCCTGCGCGAGTTGCAGGAAGAGCAGTCGCTGCGACGCCTGATCGGCACGCTGCGCGAGGCGCAGGAGCGGTTCGGCGCACAGCACGGCAAACGTGTGCCGATGCTGGTGAAAGTGGCGCCGGATCTTTCCGACGACGACATCGAAGCCGCTGCGCGCGTGCTGGCCGATCTGCAGGTCGATGGCGTGATCGCGACGAATACGACGATCTCGCGGGAAGGCGTCGAGGATTCGCCGCATGCGGACGAGCCGGGCGGTCTGTCGGGCGCGCCGGTGATGCAGCAGTCGACCTACGTGCTACGCCGCCTGCGCACGCGCCTGCCCGAATCGATCCCGCTGGTGGGCGTCGGCGGCATCCTTTCCGGCGCCGATGCGGTCGCCAAGATGGCCGCAGGTGCCAGCCTCGTGCAGTGCTACACCGGCTTCATCTACCGCGGGCCCGTACTGGTGCGCGAATGCGTGGCGGCGATCCGCCGTCGCAAGGAAGCCCCTAGCCGCGGGCACATGTTCCCGACATGAGCGATCCGATTCCTGGCGTGCGCATCACGCGCGACGCCGATCTCCGCGGTCTCAATACGTTCGGTGTCGACGCACGCGCGCCGTGGCTGGTCGAGGTCGACGATGCCAGCCGCCTCGCCGACGTTTTCGCAGTCGCGCCGCTGGCCGGAACGACGCCGCTGGTGCTCGGTGGCGGCAGCAACGTGTTGTTTGTCGATGCGCCGGAGGCGCCGGTGTTGCGCCTGACGGGTACGCAGATTCGCGTGCTCGACGATGACGGCGATACCGTGCGGCTCTCTGTCGATGCAGGCGTCGAATGGCATGCCTTCGTTCTCCGCACGCTCGATGATGGCCTGTCCGGTATCGAGAACCTCGCACTGATTCCGGGCACCGTCGGCGCGGCGCCGATCCAGAACATCGGTGCCTATGGCGTCGAGGTGCGCGAGCTCATCGATGCCATGCACGTCTTCGAACCCGCCACCGGTAGAAGCGCGCGAATGACGAACGCCGACTGCGCGTTCGCCTATCGCGACAGCGTGTTCAAGCACGATCCGGCGCGCTACGTCGTCACGGGCGTCGAATTCCGCCTGCGCCGCGGCGGCGCGCCGAACCTCGGCTACGCGGGCATCGCGGACGAACTCGCCGCGCGTGGCATCGATGCGCCGACCGCACGCGACGTCGCCGACGCCGTCATCGCGATCCGTCGTCGCAAGCTGCCGGACCCGGCCGTCATCGGCAATGCGGGCAGCTTCTTCAAGAATCCGATCGTCAGCGCCGACATCGCCGATGCGCTGCTGTCGGCGAATCCGCGTCTGCCGGTGTTCCCCGCGGGCGACGGCCTGCGCAAGCTCTCGGCCGCCTGGTTGATCGACAGCGCGGGTCTGCGCGGCTATCGCGACGGCGATGCCGGCGTGTCGCCGGGCCACGCGCTGGTACTGGTCAACCACGGCGCTGCAACCGGTGCGGATCTGCTACGCGTCGCGCGGCATGTCGCCACGACCGTCGAGGAGCGCTTCGGCGTCGCACTCGAGCCGGAGCCACGCGTGATCGGAGCGCGCTGGGCGCAGTGACTGCTCCGCGTCCGCGCCGTTTGAGCGGCGCCGCCGGGCATTCGCAGTGCACCGGCATCTCCGCAGCGTGACGCACCGTCACGATCGATCCGCGCCGATCGGCGATCCTTGCCCGCCATGACGACCGCCCCGACGCACCACGCCACGGTGATCCGCGCCGCGCTGCTCATGCTGGCGAGCACGCTGTTCTTCGGCCTGATGGCGATCACCATCCGATACGCATCGAAGACGCTGCCGACGTTCGAGATCGCGTTCTGGCGCAACACCTTCGGACTGATGGCGCTGATGCCACTGCTGCTCCGCAGCGGGGCGTCGATGCGCACGAAGCAGCTCCCGAAATACCTGCTGCGCAGCGCGATCGGCATCGGTTCGATGCTGTGTTCGTTCTGGGCGATCGGCCACCTGCCGCTGTCGCAGGCCATCTCGCTCTCGTATTCGACGCCGCTGTTCGTGACGATCGCCGCGGTGATCTGGCTCGGCGAGACCGTGCGCCGTCGACGCTGGACCGCCGTCGTGCTCGGTTTCATCGGCGTGCTCGTGATCGTGCGCCCCGGCACCGCCGGATTCACGCATGCCTCGCTGGTCGCGCTCGCCGCTGCCGTGCTGAGTGCGGTCGTTGCGGTACAGATCAAGCAGCTCTCGCGCATCGACGCCGCCGACACGATCGTCTTCTACACCTACGTGTTCTGGGTGCCACTGTCGTTCGTACCGGCGCTGTTCGTGTGGGTGTGGCCGGCGCCGATGGACTGGGTGTGGCTCGTGCTGACCGGGCTATTCGGCACCGGCGGCCAGCTGCTCTGGACCCGCGCACTGCGCCTGGGCGACGTGTCCGCGCTGACGCCGATCAGCTTCATGCAGCTGCCGGTGGTGACCGTGGCGGCGTACTTCCTGTTCGACGAGAAGATCGATCGCTACACGATCGCTGGCGCGCTGATCATCTTCGCCGCCAACGCCTACATCGCGCATCGGGAAGCGCAGCTTGCGCGACGTGCGGCGACGACAGCACCGATCGAGGCGGCGCGTCCGGCGGAGTAAGCCTCAGACTTTGCTCGACCCGGTCATCAACCCACGCCGGAACGCAATGAACCGCACGCCCAGCGTCCACGCGATTGCAGCGGCCCATCCCGCCAGGATGTCGGACGGGTAATGCACGCCGAGATACACGCGTGACATCCCGACGCCGAGCGTGAACAGCACGCCGACAACGATGACCGGCCAGCGCCAGCGCGTGTTCCAGGCCAGACATGCGACGACGCAGGCGAGCGTCGCCGAACCCATCGCGTGACCGCTGGGGAAGCTGTAGGTGCTCTCGGGTGCGATCGAAACCCACAAGGCCGGGCGGGCGCGCGCGAAGACGTGCTTGGCGATCAGGTTCAGCAATGCCGAGCCGCCGAGCGCGATCGCGGCGAAGGTCGCGCTGCGCGAATGGCGGCGGAAGGCGAGGAACAGCACCAGCACGATGTCGGCCGGCACCACGCCACCCGAATAGCCGACTGCGGAGAACGCCAGGAATATGGAATTGAGCAGTGGACTCGCGAGCGAATGCAGCCCCTCGAGCACGGGTGTGTCGAAGAAGAACGGCCGGCCTTCGGCGAGGTCCTCGGCCAGTTCGCCAAATCCCCATAGCGGGAGCGCGACGCAGACAAACACCACGAGCAGTTCCAGCCCGTAGCGACGGAAGACGCTCTTGCCGACCTGCGCCTGTTCGGCGACGACGGCGGTCGGGGTTCCCGCGTCAGCCCGCGGTGTTGGCTCCATAGCGACGCTCCACGTAGCGATCGATCAACTCGACGAAATCGTCGGCGATGCGATCTCCGCGAAGCGTGACGGTCTTTTCACCGTCCTCGAACACGGGTGCGGAGGGAGCCTCGCCAGTACCCGGCAGGGAAATGCCGATGTTGGCGTGACGCGACTCGCCGGGACCATTGACCACACAGCCCATCACCGCGAGCGTCATGTTCTCGGCACCTGGATGGCTGATCTTCCATTCCGGCATCCGATCGCGCACGTGCGTCTGCACCTTCTGCGCGAGTTCCTGAAAGAATGTGCTGGTGGTGCGGCCGCAGCCGGGGCACGCCGTCACCATCGGCGTGAACGCACGCAGCCCCATCGTCTGAAGCAGCTCCTGCGCGACGATGACTTCGTTGGTACGCGACTGACCCGGTTCCGGCGTCAGCGAAATGCGGATGGTGTCGCCGATGCCTTCCTGCAGCAGCACGCCGAGCGCGGCGCTCGACGCGACGATCCCCTTGCTGCCGATACCCGCTTCGGTGAGGCCCAGGTGCAGCGCGTAGTCGCCGCGCGCAGCGAGTTCGCGATACACCGCGATCAGTTCCTGCACGCCGCTGACCTTCGCGCTGAGCACGATGCGCTCGCGCGCCAGGCCGAGTTCTTCCGCGCGCACGGCCGAATCCAACGCGCTACGGATCAGCGCTTCGCGCAGCACGCGGCCGGCGTCCCACGGATTGGCGCGTTGCGCGTTTTCGTCCATGAGCGTCGCTGCGAGCGACTGATCGAGCGAGCCCCAGTTCGCGCCGATGCGCACCGGCTTGCCGTAGCGGATCGCGAACTCGATCAGCTGTGCGAACTGCGTGTCCCGCTTCTTGCCGAAACCGACATTGCCGGGATTGATGCGGTACTTGGCGAGCGCTTCGGCGCAGGCGGGTTCGCCGGCGAGCAGCTGGTGGCCGTTGTAGTGGAAGTCGCCGATCAGGGGGACGCCCACGCCCATCATGTCGAGGCGCTCGCGGATGCGCGGCACCGCCGCGGCGGCCTCGGGCGTATTGACGGTGATGCGGACCAGCTCGGAGCCCGCGCGCCAGAGCTCGGCGACCTGCTTCGTCGTCGACGCGACATCGGCCGTGTCGGTGTTGGTCATGGACTGCACGACGACCGGCCCACCGCCACCCACGTGCACACCCCCGATCACGACCTCGCGGGTGATCCGGCGGGACAACGGTCCGAAGCGGTCCTCGTCGGCAGGCGACGGCGGCTGGAGAGCGGCATTCATGGGCGAATTGTAGGCCAGCCCCCTCGCCCGCCCATGAATCGACGGCCGGCGGCACACGCGGGCGCCGCCCTCGCGCCGACTGCGCTACCGTACGCGCCCGCCCCGCCCCGCCGCCCATGTCGACCGAGTCCCCGCGCGACGTCTTCACGCCCAGCCAGCTCAACACGCTGGCGCGCGACATGCTCGAGACGACCTTCGGCTCGGTGTGGATCGAGGGCGAGCTCGGCAACGTGTCGAAGCCCGCGTCCGGGCACCTCTACTTCACGATCAAGGACGCACGCGCGCAAATCCGTTGCGCGATGTTCAAGCCCAAGTCGAGCTGGCTGCGCTTCGCCCCGCGCGAAGGCCTGCACGTGCTCGGACGCGGCCGGCTGACGCTGTACGAGGCGCGCGGCGAGTACCAGCTGGTGCTCGATCACATGGAGGAAGCCGGCGAAGGCGCGCTGCGTCGCGCGTTCGACGAAATGAAGGCGCGACTCGCCGCCGAAGGCCTCTTCGATCCCGACCGCAAGCGGCCCCTGCCGGCGTTTCCGGCGCGCATCGGCGTCATCACCTCGCCCAGCGGCGCCGCCATTCGCGACGTGCTCAGCGTGCTCGCACGACGCTTCCCGCTAGTCGAGGTCGACGTGCTGCCGGTGCAGGTGCAGGGCACGGGTTCGGCACAGCAGATCGTCGACATGCTCCAGCGCGCGGGCGCGAGCGGGCGCTACGACGTGCTGATGCTGACGCGCGGCGGCGGCTCGCTCGAAGACCTGTGGTCGTTCAACGAGGAAAGCGTCGCGCGCGCGGTGGCCGCGACCGCGGTGCCCGTGATCTGCGCGGTGGGCCACGAAACCGACTTCTGCCTCGCCGAGTTCGCCGCCGACGTGCGTGCGCCGACGCCGTCGGTCGCCGCGGAACTGCTGGTACCGAACCGCGATGACCTCGCGCGCCGCCTCGATGCGCTGGGCCGTCGACTGCAGGGTCGGCAGATGCAGATCCTGCGCGATGCCATGCAGCGCACCGACCGTGCCGCGCTCAAGCTCAATGCACTGCGCCCGCAGGCCTACGTGCAGATGCTCTGCCGACGCCAGGCGGATGCGTTCCGACGCCTCGACGCCGCCTGGCAGCGCCGAATCGAACGCGAACGCGCGCGCCTGCGGCATGCCGACGCGATCCTGCGCGCACGCCATCCGGAGCGTCGCCTTGCGCGTTTGCGCGAGCGCGTGGCTGCGGTGTCGACGCGTCCGCAGACCGCGATCGTCCGCCGCCTCGCGCACGAAGCGCTGCGCCTGCGCGGTGTCGCGCGATCGCTGGAAGCGGTAAGCCCGCTGGCGACCGTCGCACGCGGCTACAGCATCCTGCGGCGCGGCGACGGTGCGATCGTCCGCAGCGTCACGGACGTCGAACCCGGTGACGCGCTGACTGCACGCGTGCGCGACGGCGAACTCGGACTGCGCGTGGAAGGCCGCACGCCGCGCGAGTGACGACGGCTTGACGTCGACCGACGGCCACACAGGCATCATCGGGCTCCCCGCCCCGCCCGCGCCGCCATGTCCACTCCGCAGCTTCCGATCTACGTCGCCGGCCAGCCGGTCACCACCGGCGACTGGCTGGACGTCACCGACAAGTACAGCGGCAAGGTGGCCGCGCAGGTGGCCCACGCGGGGCCAGCGCAGGTCGAGCAGGCGATCTCGGCGGCGCACGAGGCGCGCGCCGAGATGGCCGCGTTCCCACCCGATGCGCGGCGCGACGTGCTGGAGCACTGCGTCCGGCGCTTCGGCGAGCGTCGCGACGAACTCGCCGAGCTGCTCTGCACCGAAGCCGGCAAGCCCATCCGTGATTCCCGCGGCGAAGTCGACCGCCTGATCGACACCTTCGGCATTGCTGCTGGGGAAGCCACGCGCATCAATGGCGAAGTGTTCGAGATGCAGGTGTCACCGCGTGCACATGGTTTTCGCGGCATGACCCGGCGCGTGCCGATCGGCGCGTGCAGCTTCATCACGCCGTTCAACTTCCCGCTGAACCTCGTCGCGCACAAGGTCGCGCCGGCGATCGCGGCGGGGTGCCCGTTCGTGCTGAAACCTTCCGAGCGCACGCCGCTCGGTGCCCAAGTGATCGGCCAGGTGCTGGCGGAAACCGATCTGCCGCGCAAGGCGTGGTCGGTGATCGTCTGCGATACGAAAGCGTCCGCGCCAATGGTCGAGGATCCGCGCATCGCACTGCTGAGCTTCACCGGCGGGCCGATCGGCTGGGATCTGCGCGCACGCGCCGGTCGAAAGAAGGTCGCGCTCGAACTCGGCGGCAATGCCGCTTGCATCGTCGACGAGGATCCGGGTGTTCCGCTCGATCACCTCGTCAAACGGCTCGTATTCGGCGCGTACTACCAGAGCGGCCAGAGCTGCATCAGCGTGCAGCGCGTCATCGTGCACCGCGCGATGGCGGAGCGTGTGTCGCATGCGATGGCCGAGGCCGTACGCGCGCTGAAGTGCGGGAACCCCCATGACGAAGCCACCGACATCGGGCCGGTGATCGACGCGGCGTCGGCGGATCGGCTGGAGGAATGGATCAGGGCCGCGCGCGACGCCGGCGGTCGCGTGCTGGTGGAAGGTCGACGCGACGGCACGATGATCGCGCCGTGGTTGCTGGCGGATGTCGCGCACGACGCGAAGCTGTATCGCGAGGAAGCGTTCGGGCCGGTGGCGCTGATCGAAACCGTCGATTCTTTCGACGCTGCGCTCGATCGCGCGAACGACTCACACTTCGGGCTGCAATGCGGCGTATTCACCGCGCGACTCGATCACGCGATGCGAGCGTGGGACCGGCTCGAAGTAGGCGGCGTGGTGATCAGCGATGTGCCGAGCGTGCGTGTCGACAACATGCCGTATGGCGGGGTGAAGGACTCGGGCGTCGGGCGCGAGGGTGTTCGTTCGGCGATCGAGGAGATGACGGAGGTGCGGTTGCTGGTCATCAAGGATCCGCCGGCGGAGTAATGCGCTCGTCTTCCCGCGCATCCGATGGGCGCGCGCCTGATCGTCAGCCGACCAGGCTCGCGACCGCATCGACGCCGCTGACCAGCTCCGGCATCGGACGGCCGTAGAGATAGCCCTGACCCAGCGTGCAACCCAGCTCGCGCACGAGGCGTTGCTGGTGCAGGTTCTCGATGCCTTCGGCGACGGTGTGGATGCCGAGCGACCCCGCGAGTGCCTGGATCGCGCGCACCACGGCCTCGCTCTCGACGCGCGTCTCACTGCCGAGACCGGCGATGAAGCTCTGGTCGATCTTCAGGCATTCGATCGGGAAGCGGTGAAGGTAGGACAACGCGGAGAAGCCGGTACCGAAGTCGTCGAGCTGTGCGAGCACGCCGTGGCCGCGCAGATGATTGAGCATGTTCATCACGCGCGGCGCTTCTTCGAGCAGCGCGACTTCGGTGATCTCGATGCGCAGGCGATGCGGGTCGGCCTTGGCCTTGTCGAGCATGCGCAGCAGGCGGTCGGCGAAGCTGGCGTCGCGGAAATGGCGCGGTGAGACGTTGACCGAGATGTAGCCACCCTCGGTGTGCGCAATCCGGTCGGCGACCTGCGCGTACACCAGCCAGTCGACCTCCTCGATCAGCGAGCTGTTCTCGCCGACGCCTACGAAGGATGCAGGCGTGAGCAGGCC
This region includes:
- a CDS encoding aldehyde dehydrogenase family protein, with protein sequence MTHPVLTALGLTELESGTYLGSGQWSQTRDAGVLESVSPTDGTVLARVHASSQEDYDTIVERAQAAFKVWRTTPAPRRGEAIRLCAEALRQHKDALGSLVALEMGKSKPEGDGEVQEMIDIGDFAVGLSRQLYGLTMHSERPGHRMYEQWHPIGLVGIISAFNFPVAVWAWNSFVAAVCGDIAIWKPSPKTPLSAIASMKICNEALRAGGFPDIFFLFNDAGSDLAQTFVDDARIPLISFTGSTKVGRMVGERVARRMGRSLLELGGNNAIIVDPSADLKLAIPAIVFGAVGTAGQRCTTTRRLFVHESIYDDVLAKLVTAYKQAEGKIGDPTDPSNLMGPLNSRDGVQAYLDAIAAAKAAGGTIATGGTAIDRPGNFVLPAIVTGLTNDAAIVQHETFAPILYVMKYSTLDEAIELQNAVPQGLSSSIFTTNLKAAEQFLSAWGSDCGIANVNIGTSGAEIGGAFGGEKETGGGRESGSDAWKAYMRRQTNTINYSDSMPLAQGIKFDL
- a CDS encoding DUF4190 domain-containing protein → MSSQPINVPSSPMAVASLVLGILSWVVLPILGAIGAIICGHLARREIRAARGAVGGDGMATVGLVLGYAHLVVMLIALVVVMLFFGGLFAVLLHAAH
- a CDS encoding quinone-dependent dihydroorotate dehydrogenase — translated: MYGLLRPLLFRLDAETAHGVALRGLDTLEQAGLLGLVARRPAQSPYPVNVFGLDFPNPVGLAAGLDKNGEHIDALFGLGFGFVEVGTVTPRPQAGNPKPRMFRLPKHRAVINRLGFNNLGVDALVHNVEAVRHRRGILGINIGKNKDTPNESAQDDYLHCLERVYPLADYITINISSPNTAGLRELQEEQSLRRLIGTLREAQERFGAQHGKRVPMLVKVAPDLSDDDIEAAARVLADLQVDGVIATNTTISREGVEDSPHADEPGGLSGAPVMQQSTYVLRRLRTRLPESIPLVGVGGILSGADAVAKMAAGASLVQCYTGFIYRGPVLVRECVAAIRRRKEAPSRGHMFPT
- the murB gene encoding UDP-N-acetylmuramate dehydrogenase, with product MSDPIPGVRITRDADLRGLNTFGVDARAPWLVEVDDASRLADVFAVAPLAGTTPLVLGGGSNVLFVDAPEAPVLRLTGTQIRVLDDDGDTVRLSVDAGVEWHAFVLRTLDDGLSGIENLALIPGTVGAAPIQNIGAYGVEVRELIDAMHVFEPATGRSARMTNADCAFAYRDSVFKHDPARYVVTGVEFRLRRGGAPNLGYAGIADELAARGIDAPTARDVADAVIAIRRRKLPDPAVIGNAGSFFKNPIVSADIADALLSANPRLPVFPAGDGLRKLSAAWLIDSAGLRGYRDGDAGVSPGHALVLVNHGAATGADLLRVARHVATTVEERFGVALEPEPRVIGARWAQ
- a CDS encoding DMT family transporter, which encodes MTTAPTHHATVIRAALLMLASTLFFGLMAITIRYASKTLPTFEIAFWRNTFGLMALMPLLLRSGASMRTKQLPKYLLRSAIGIGSMLCSFWAIGHLPLSQAISLSYSTPLFVTIAAVIWLGETVRRRRWTAVVLGFIGVLVIVRPGTAGFTHASLVALAAAVLSAVVAVQIKQLSRIDAADTIVFYTYVFWVPLSFVPALFVWVWPAPMDWVWLVLTGLFGTGGQLLWTRALRLGDVSALTPISFMQLPVVTVAAYFLFDEKIDRYTIAGALIIFAANAYIAHREAQLARRAATTAPIEAARPAE
- a CDS encoding phosphatase PAP2 family protein translates to MEPTPRADAGTPTAVVAEQAQVGKSVFRRYGLELLVVFVCVALPLWGFGELAEDLAEGRPFFFDTPVLEGLHSLASPLLNSIFLAFSAVGYSGGVVPADIVLVLFLAFRRHSRSATFAAIALGGSALLNLIAKHVFARARPALWVSIAPESTYSFPSGHAMGSATLACVVACLAWNTRWRWPVIVVGVLFTLGVGMSRVYLGVHYPSDILAGWAAAIAWTLGVRFIAFRRGLMTGSSKV
- the ispG gene encoding flavodoxin-dependent (E)-4-hydroxy-3-methylbut-2-enyl-diphosphate synthase, with product MNAALQPPSPADEDRFGPLSRRITREVVIGGVHVGGGGPVVVQSMTNTDTADVASTTKQVAELWRAGSELVRITVNTPEAAAAVPRIRERLDMMGVGVPLIGDFHYNGHQLLAGEPACAEALAKYRINPGNVGFGKKRDTQFAQLIEFAIRYGKPVRIGANWGSLDQSLAATLMDENAQRANPWDAGRVLREALIRSALDSAVRAEELGLARERIVLSAKVSGVQELIAVYRELAARGDYALHLGLTEAGIGSKGIVASSAALGVLLQEGIGDTIRISLTPEPGQSRTNEVIVAQELLQTMGLRAFTPMVTACPGCGRTTSTFFQELAQKVQTHVRDRMPEWKISHPGAENMTLAVMGCVVNGPGESRHANIGISLPGTGEAPSAPVFEDGEKTVTLRGDRIADDFVELIDRYVERRYGANTAG
- the xseA gene encoding exodeoxyribonuclease VII large subunit, which codes for MSTESPRDVFTPSQLNTLARDMLETTFGSVWIEGELGNVSKPASGHLYFTIKDARAQIRCAMFKPKSSWLRFAPREGLHVLGRGRLTLYEARGEYQLVLDHMEEAGEGALRRAFDEMKARLAAEGLFDPDRKRPLPAFPARIGVITSPSGAAIRDVLSVLARRFPLVEVDVLPVQVQGTGSAQQIVDMLQRAGASGRYDVLMLTRGGGSLEDLWSFNEESVARAVAATAVPVICAVGHETDFCLAEFAADVRAPTPSVAAELLVPNRDDLARRLDALGRRLQGRQMQILRDAMQRTDRAALKLNALRPQAYVQMLCRRQADAFRRLDAAWQRRIERERARLRHADAILRARHPERRLARLRERVAAVSTRPQTAIVRRLAHEALRLRGVARSLEAVSPLATVARGYSILRRGDGAIVRSVTDVEPGDALTARVRDGELGLRVEGRTPRE
- a CDS encoding aldehyde dehydrogenase family protein, yielding MSTPQLPIYVAGQPVTTGDWLDVTDKYSGKVAAQVAHAGPAQVEQAISAAHEARAEMAAFPPDARRDVLEHCVRRFGERRDELAELLCTEAGKPIRDSRGEVDRLIDTFGIAAGEATRINGEVFEMQVSPRAHGFRGMTRRVPIGACSFITPFNFPLNLVAHKVAPAIAAGCPFVLKPSERTPLGAQVIGQVLAETDLPRKAWSVIVCDTKASAPMVEDPRIALLSFTGGPIGWDLRARAGRKKVALELGGNAACIVDEDPGVPLDHLVKRLVFGAYYQSGQSCISVQRVIVHRAMAERVSHAMAEAVRALKCGNPHDEATDIGPVIDAASADRLEEWIRAARDAGGRVLVEGRRDGTMIAPWLLADVAHDAKLYREEAFGPVALIETVDSFDAALDRANDSHFGLQCGVFTARLDHAMRAWDRLEVGGVVISDVPSVRVDNMPYGGVKDSGVGREGVRSAIEEMTEVRLLVIKDPPAE